A stretch of the Actinoalloteichus fjordicus genome encodes the following:
- the galK gene encoding galactokinase, with protein sequence MSTDVHAEESVTVPADSADAAQRAVAAFRARHGHAPEVCWGAPGRVNLIGEHTDYNDGFVLPFALPHRTVVAASARDDGLLNLTTVGADGRPQIAEPLHIAELEPGHVTGWAAYPAGVAWVLREEGVRLGGADLVICGDVPTGAGLSSSAALECATALSLLDLAGTPLDGPADDARPDLTRIARWAQRAENDFVGAPTGVLDQTASLCCTAAHVLFLDVRSGEQIQVPFDTAAHGLRLLVIDTRTRHAHSESGYGERRRGCVAAAEALEIESLREVAHSGLDVATARLPEELRPLVRHVVTENARVESVVTMLTEGRLDMIGPLLTASHESLRDDYRVSSPELDLVVESALAAGALGARMTGGGFGGSAIALIRSAAQAEVEESIIAAFDERGLAHPRFFAALPSAGAGREESSAG encoded by the coding sequence GTGAGCACCGACGTCCACGCCGAGGAGTCAGTCACCGTGCCCGCCGACTCCGCGGACGCCGCCCAGCGTGCCGTCGCGGCCTTCCGCGCCCGACACGGGCACGCCCCCGAGGTCTGCTGGGGTGCGCCCGGACGGGTGAACCTCATCGGTGAGCACACCGATTACAACGACGGCTTCGTGCTGCCGTTCGCGCTGCCGCACCGCACCGTCGTCGCGGCCTCGGCCCGAGACGACGGACTGTTGAACCTGACCACCGTCGGGGCCGACGGCAGGCCACAAATCGCCGAGCCGCTGCACATCGCCGAGCTGGAGCCCGGGCACGTCACGGGTTGGGCGGCCTATCCCGCAGGCGTGGCCTGGGTCCTACGAGAGGAAGGCGTCCGACTCGGCGGCGCCGACCTGGTGATCTGTGGCGACGTCCCGACCGGCGCGGGCCTGTCCTCCTCGGCGGCGCTGGAGTGCGCCACCGCGCTGAGCCTGCTGGACCTCGCAGGCACGCCGCTGGACGGACCGGCAGACGACGCGCGTCCGGACCTCACCCGGATCGCGCGCTGGGCGCAGCGCGCCGAGAACGACTTCGTCGGCGCGCCGACCGGCGTTCTCGACCAGACGGCGTCGCTGTGCTGCACGGCGGCGCACGTCCTGTTCCTGGACGTCCGCTCCGGCGAGCAGATCCAGGTGCCCTTCGACACCGCCGCGCACGGCCTGCGGCTGCTGGTCATCGACACCCGGACCCGCCACGCGCACTCGGAGTCGGGGTACGGGGAACGGCGACGCGGCTGTGTCGCGGCTGCCGAGGCCCTGGAGATCGAGTCGCTGCGCGAGGTCGCGCACAGCGGACTCGACGTGGCGACGGCCCGCCTGCCCGAGGAGCTGCGGCCCCTGGTCCGCCATGTGGTGACCGAGAACGCCAGGGTCGAGTCCGTGGTGACAATGCTGACGGAGGGCAGGCTCGACATGATCGGCCCGCTGCTCACCGCTTCGCACGAGAGTCTTCGCGACGACTACCGGGTCTCCAGCCCCGAGCTGGACCTCGTCGTCGAGTCGGCACTGGCTGCGGGCGCCCTGGGCGCCCGGATGACCGGAGGCGGGTTCGGAGGGTCAGCGATCGCCCTTATACGGTCTGCGGCACAGGCGGAGGTCGAGGAGTCGATCATCGCCGCGTTCGACGAGCGCGGGCTGGCACACCCCCGGTTCTTCGCGGCGCTGCCCTCGGCAGGCGCAGGCCGCGAGGAGTCGTCAGCAGGCTGA
- a CDS encoding metal-dependent transcriptional regulator, whose protein sequence is MNELIDTTEMYLRTIYDLGEEGVIPLRARIAERLGQSGPTVSQTVARMERDGLLIVAEDRHLELTGAGRERAEAVMRKHRLAERLLVDVIGLEWEHVHSEACRWEHVMSEAVERKLVTLLGNPTTSPYGNPIPGLDKLGVGEPAPPMETDLLRLDEIARRGGGQAQVCRIAEYVQLDPDLMAHLKAAGVMPDRVVTVSSAGGSNEIKVTGPGGSALLATNIAHAVLVRAL, encoded by the coding sequence GTGAACGAGCTCATCGACACCACCGAGATGTACCTGCGCACGATCTACGACCTCGGCGAGGAGGGCGTGATCCCACTGCGCGCTCGCATCGCGGAACGGCTGGGACAGAGCGGGCCCACCGTCAGCCAGACGGTGGCCAGAATGGAACGGGACGGGCTGCTCATCGTGGCCGAGGACCGCCACCTGGAGCTGACCGGAGCCGGGCGGGAACGCGCCGAGGCGGTGATGCGCAAGCATCGCCTGGCCGAGCGCCTGCTCGTCGACGTGATCGGGCTGGAATGGGAGCACGTGCACAGCGAGGCGTGCCGCTGGGAACACGTGATGAGCGAGGCGGTCGAACGCAAGCTCGTCACGCTGCTGGGCAACCCCACCACCTCCCCGTATGGAAATCCGATCCCCGGTCTAGACAAGCTGGGCGTCGGCGAACCCGCGCCGCCGATGGAGACCGACCTGCTCCGGCTCGACGAGATCGCGCGCCGGGGCGGCGGCCAGGCCCAGGTCTGCCGGATCGCCGAGTACGTGCAGCTCGACCCCGACCTGATGGCACATCTGAAGGCGGCGGGCGTCATGCCCGACCGAGTGGTCACCGTCTCCTCCGCAGGCGGATCGAACGAGATCAAGGTGACCGGACCCGGCGGTAGCGCCCTGCTCGCCACCAACATCGCTCACGCCGTGCTGGTGCGCGCCCTGTGA
- a CDS encoding sulfurtransferase, translating to MQPLVSTEELAEAMAGENPPVLVDVRWALTGPPGRLAYQAGHLPDAVFLDLDRDLAAPPGSGGRHPLPAAEDLQAVLRSAGISAGRRVVAYDAADGSVAARAWWLLRWAGHDQVSVLDGGFAAWTAEGREVTAVVPDPAPGDIVVRAGSLPVLDAAGAEELTERGVLLDARAPQRYRGEVEPVDARPGHVPGARNAPFAEHLDESGRWRSPAELAEHFAALGVTGTTPVGAYCGSGVTACSVLLALETAGLSAPDRPAALYAGSWSEWAGQPQRPAALGESPR from the coding sequence GTGCAGCCGTTGGTGAGTACCGAGGAACTGGCCGAGGCGATGGCGGGCGAGAACCCGCCGGTGCTGGTGGACGTGCGCTGGGCATTGACGGGGCCGCCCGGCCGCCTCGCCTACCAGGCGGGTCACCTGCCCGACGCGGTCTTCCTGGATCTCGACCGCGATCTCGCCGCCCCACCGGGGTCCGGGGGGAGACACCCACTTCCCGCCGCCGAGGACCTCCAGGCCGTGCTGCGGTCCGCCGGGATCAGCGCAGGCCGCCGGGTGGTCGCCTACGACGCCGCCGACGGCTCGGTGGCCGCGCGGGCTTGGTGGCTGTTGCGCTGGGCGGGGCATGACCAGGTCTCGGTGCTGGACGGCGGGTTCGCCGCCTGGACGGCCGAGGGACGCGAGGTGACCGCCGTCGTTCCCGACCCCGCGCCGGGCGACATCGTGGTTCGGGCGGGGAGCCTGCCGGTGCTCGACGCCGCCGGTGCCGAGGAGCTCACCGAGCGCGGCGTGCTCTTGGACGCGCGAGCGCCACAGCGCTATCGCGGCGAGGTCGAGCCGGTGGATGCCAGGCCCGGCCACGTGCCTGGTGCGCGGAACGCCCCGTTCGCCGAGCACCTCGACGAGTCGGGTCGCTGGCGTTCTCCCGCCGAGCTGGCCGAGCACTTCGCCGCCTTGGGCGTCACCGGCACCACGCCGGTCGGTGCCTACTGCGGATCAGGGGTGACCGCCTGCTCGGTGCTGCTGGCGCTGGAGACTGCGGGACTCAGCGCCCCCGACCGGCCTGCCGCCCTCTACGCGGGTTCCTGGTCGGAATGGGCGGGGCAGCCGCAGCGCCCGGCAGCGTTGGGGGAGTCGCCCCGCTGA